From a single Saccharomyces kudriavzevii IFO 1802 strain IFO1802 genome assembly, chromosome: 15 genomic region:
- the GPD2 gene encoding glycerol-3-phosphate dehydrogenase (NAD(+)) GPD2 (similar to Saccharomyces cerevisiae GPD1 (YDL022W) and GPD2 (YOL059W); ancestral locus Anc_3.169): MLAVSRLARYTFLKRTHPVLYTRRAYKSLPLRSTSPRRSSLHQTQVHSKMTAHTNDKQHKHCAGDHAFRRTDSAVSIVHLKRAPFKVTVIGSGNWGTTIAKVIAENTELHSHIFEPEVRMWVFDEKIGDENLTDIINTRHQNVKYLPNIDLPHNLVADPSLLHSIKGADILVFNIPHQFLPNIVKQLQGHVAPHVRAISCLKGFELGSKGVQLLSSYVTDELGIQCGALSGANLAPEVAKEHWSETTVAYQLPKDYQGDGKDIDHKILKLLFHRPYFHVNVIDDVAGISIAGALKNVVALACGFVEGMGWGNNASAAIQRLGLGEIIKFGRMFFPESKVETYYQESAGVADLITTCSGGRNVKVATYMAKTGKSALEAEKELLNGQSAQGIITCREVHEWLQTCELTQEFPLFEAVYQIVYNNVHMEDLPEMIEELDIDDE, from the coding sequence ATGCTTGCAGTCAGTAGATTAGCAAGATATACATTCCTTAAGCGAACGCATCCGGTGTTATATACTCGTCGTGCGTATAAGTCTCTGCCTTTAAGATCCACTTCCCCAAGAAGATCATCATTACATCAGACACAAGTGCACTCGAAGATGACTGCTCACACTAATGACAAACAGCACAAACATTGCGCCGGCGACCATGCCTTCAGAAGAACGGACTCTGCCGTGTCGATTGTGCATCTGAAACGTGCGCCCTTCAAAGTCACAGTGATCGGTTCTGGTAACTGGGGGACCACGATCGCCAAAGTCATTGCGGAAAACACAGAATTGCATTCTCATATTTTCGAGCCAGAGGTGAGAATGTGGGTGTTTGACGAGAAGATCGGCGACGAAAACCTGACGGATATCATAAATACAAGACATCAAAACGTCAAATATCTGCCCAATATTGATCTGCCCCACAACCTGGTGGCTGATCCCAGTCTTTTGCACTCTATCAAGGGCGCCGACATCCTTGTTTTCAACATCCCCCACCAATTTCTACCAAACATAGTCAAACAGCTACAAGGCCACGTGGCCCCTCACGTAAGAGCAATCTCGTGTCTGAAAGGGTTCGAGCTGGGCTCCAAGGGTGTCCAACTGCTATCCTCCTATGTCACCGACGAGTTAGGAATCCAATGTGGTGCCCTGTCCGGTGCCAATCTAGCACCGGAAGTGGCCAAGGAACATTGGTCGGAAACCACCGTGGCTTACCAACTGCCTAAGGACTATCAAGGCGACGGCAAGGATATAGACCATAAGATCTTGAAGCTGCTGTTCCACAGGCCTTACTTCCACGTCAATGTCATCGATGACGTCGCTGGTATATCCATCGCAGGCGCTCTGAAGAACGTTGTGGCACTTGCATGTGGTTTCGTAGAAGGTATGGGATGGGGTAACAATGCCTCCGCTGCCATCCAAAGACTGGGTCTGGGCGAAATCATCAAGTTCGGTAGAATGTTCTTCCCAGAGTCCAAAGTCGAAACCTACTACCAGGAATCCGCCGGTGTGGCCGATCTGATCACCACGTGCTCGGGTGGCAGAAACGTCAAAGTCGCCACCTACATGGCCAAGACCGGCAAGTCAGCCCTGGAAGCGGAAAAGGAACTACTTAACGGCCAGTCCGCCCAAGGGATCATCACATGCAGAGAAGTCCACGAGTGGCTGCAAACCTGCGAGTTGACCCAAGAATTCCCACTGTTCGAGGCAGTGTACCAGATAGTCTACAACAACGTCCACATGGAAGACCTACCGGAGATGATTGAAGAACTAGACATCGATGACGAATAG
- the ARG1 gene encoding argininosuccinate synthase (similar to Saccharomyces cerevisiae ARG1 (YOL058W); ancestral locus Anc_3.170) has product MSKGKVCLAYSGGLDTSVILAWLLDEGYEVVAFMANVGQEEDFKAAEEKALKIGASKFVCVDCREDFVKDILFPAVQVNAVYEDVYLLGTSLARPIIAKAQIDVAKQEGCFAVSHGCTGKGNDQIRFELSFYALKPDVECITPWRMPEFFERFAGRKDLLDYAAQKGIPVAQTKSKPWSTDENQAHISYEAGILEDPDTTPPKDMWKLIVDPMDAPDQPQDLTIDFECGLPVKLTYTDRETSKEVSVTKPLDVFLAASNLARANGVGRIDIVEDRYINLKSRGCYEQAPLTVLRRAHVDLEGLTLDKEVRQLRDSFVTPNYSRLVYNGSYFTPECEYIRSMIQPSQNTVNGTVRVRLYKGNVIVLGRSTKTEKLYDSTESSMDELTGFLPTDTTGFIAIQAIRIKKYGESKKSKGEELTL; this is encoded by the coding sequence ATGTCCAAGGGAAAAGTTTGTTTGGCTTATTCTGGTGGTTTAGATACCTCCGTAATTTTGGCTTGGTTGCTAGACGAGGGTTATGAGGTTGTGGCCTTTATGGCCAACGTGggccaagaagaagatttcaaGGCCGCTGAGGAAAAGGCCCTGAAGATCGGTGCTAGCAAGTTTGTTTGTGTCGACTGCCGTGAAGACTTCGTGAAGGACATTTTGTTTCCGGCCGTACAGGTTAACGCTGTGTACGAAGACGTGTACCTATTAGGTACCTCTTTGGCAAGACCAATTATTGCGAAGGCGCAAATTGACGTCGCTAAACAAGAGGGCTGTTTCGCCGTCTCCCACGGTTGTACGGGTAAAGGTAACGATCAAATTAGATTCGAGTTGTCCTTCTACGCTCTGAAGCCGGACGTCGAATGCATTACTCCATGGAGAATGCCTGAATTTTTCGAAAGATTTGCCGGCAGAAAGGATTTGTTGGACTATGCTGCGCAGAAGGGCATCCCAGTCGCTCAAACAAAGTCCAAGCCATGGTCTACCGATGAAAACCAAGCCCATATCTCTTACGAGGCAGGTATTTTGGAAGACCCAGATACCACCCCACCAAAGGACATGTGGAAGTTGATCGTGGACCCAATGGATGCTCCAGATCAACCACAAGACTTGACTATTGACTTCGAATGTGGTCTCCCAGTCAAGTTGACGTACACCGATCGCGAGACCTCCAAGGAAGTTTCCGTTACCAAGCCCTTGGACGTTTTCTTGGCGGCGTCCAATCTGGCAAGAGCCAATGGTGTTGGGAGAATCGATATCGTCGAAGATCGCTACATCAACCTGAAATCCAGAGGTTGTTATGAACAGGCCCCATTGACCGTGTTGAGAAGGGCCCATGTCGATTTGGAAGGTTTGACCCTCGACAAAGAAGTCCGTCAATTAAGAGACTCGTTTGTCACACCAAACTACTCAAGATTGGTATATAACGGTTCCTACTTCACCCCAGAATGTGAATACATCAGATCCATGATTCAGCCTTCCCAAAATACTGTCAACGGTACTGTCAGAGTTAGATTGTATAAGGGCAATGTCATCGTTTTGGGTAGATCCACAAAGACTGAAAAGTTGTACGACTCAACGGAATCCTCCATGGATGAATTGACCGGGTTCTTACCTACTGACACCACTGGTTTCATCGCCATCCAGGCCATCAGAATTAAGAAATATGGTGAATCTAAAAAGAGCAAAGGCGAGGAATTGACCTTGTAA
- the SKDI15G1020 gene encoding dipeptidyl-peptidase III (similar to Saccharomyces cerevisiae YOL057W; ancestral locus Anc_3.171), translated as MNHFFADQDAPLSMLSVKAEYFPQLTEREQKYAHFMSKASHAGSRVVMRQVSHESEPIFDLILAIHANLNGSYPEDDDSQRQQTESYLEYVSQFLSNLGNFKSFGDSKFIPRCEVAFFKQLVNLAKIDPSSSPLALSPADVNHKFTSHHLFSTVNELIDTGIYHVEEKAALLGFPSQGYTSSYYLGLPVTPEDMALLKEQLFAELAILPENTRIDKVGNQSFQIWVASGNVKNKITETYPGTQITLSNNITKVEFIFGDHSREMHLVASYLKQAQNYAANDTQKAMLQEYINHFATGSSQAHKEAQKLWVKDISPVIETNIGFIETYREPSGIIGEFESLVAIQNKERTAKFSSLVNNAEEFISLLPWSRDYEKPTFNPPDFTSLEVLTFTGSGIPAGINIPNYDDVRLKIGFKNVSLGNILSAAAKSSSKHPPSFISREDRPIFEKYQSDSFEVQVGIHELLGHGSGKLLTELIDGFNFDKDRPPLDLDGKPVRTYYKVGETWGSKFGQLAGPFEECRAEVIAMFLITNRKILDIFGFHDEESQNNVVYAGYLQMARAGLLALEYWNPKTGKWGQPHMQARYSIMKTFMKHSTSENFLRLKINDAKDDFTIELDESLIKTVGHECVKDYLQHLHVYKCSGDVKKGSEYFIDRSTVTPDLASLRDIVVSKRLPRRQFIQANSYIDDNKVILKEYDETPRGMLQSFLDREL; from the coding sequence ATGAATCATTTTTTCGCAGACCAAGATGCTCCCCTGAGCATGCTTTCTGTTAAGGCAGAATATTTTCCGCAATTGACTgaaagagaacaaaaatatgCCCATTTCATGTCAAAGGCTTCCCATGCAGGTTCAAGGGTGGTAATGAGACAAGTCTCCCATGAAAGTGAGCCGATATTTGACCTAATCCTCGCTATTCATGCAAACTTAAATGGCAGTTATccagaagatgatgattcTCAAAGGCAACAAACGGAATCATATCTCGAATACGTTTCTCAATTCTTGTCCAATTTGGGTAATTTCAAGTCCTTTGGTGACAGCAAATTCATTCCACGTTGTGAAGTAGCTTTTTTCAAGCAACTGGTGAATCTGGCCAAGATTGACCCTTCTTCGTCGCCATTGGCCCTGTCTCCCGCGGACGTCAACCATAAATTCACATCTCATCACCTTTTCTCCACTGTCAACGAATTAATTGATACCGGTATCTACCACGTGGAGGAGAAGGCAGCTCTCTTGGGGTTTCCCTCTCAAGGTTATACTTCATCGTATTATCTGGGTCTGCCTGTGACACCTGAAGACATGgctcttttgaaagagcAATTATTTGCTGAACTCGCCATCTTGCCTGAAAATACGAGAATCGACAAGGTTGGCAATcaatctttccaaatctGGGTTGCCTCTGGGAATGTCAAAAATAAGATAACAGAAACTTATCCCGGTACTCAAATCACATTATCTAATAATATTACCAAAGTCGAATTCATATTTGGTGATCACTCACGTGAAATGCATTTGGTAGCATCCTATTTAAAGCAAGCTCAAAATTATGCGGCCAATGATACTCAAAAGGCAATGCTTCAGGAGTACATCAATCACTTTGCTACTGGTTCGTCCCAAGCACATAAAGAAGCACAGAAATTATGGGTTAAAGATATATCTCCCGTCATTGAAACAAACATTGGATTCATCGAAACATATAGAGAACCTTCTGGTATAATTGGAGAATTCGAATCACTTGTCGCAATCCAGAACAAAGAACGCACTGCTAAATTTTCCAGCTTGGTTAATAACGCTGAAGAGTTCATTTCTTTACTACCATGGTCTAGAGATTATGAGAAGCCAACTTTCAACCCACCAGATTTCACCTCACTAGAAGTATTAACATTTACCGGCTCAGGAATACCAGCAGGTATCAATATCCCAAATTATGATGACGTCAGACTGAAGATTGGGTTCAAGAATGTTTCCTTGGGTAATATTTTGAGTGCAGCTGCAAAAAGCTCATCTAAGCATCCACCAAGTTTCATCTCCCGAGAGGACCGtcccatttttgaaaaatatcaaagtGATTCCTTTGAAGTTCAAGTAGGTATCCATGAATTATTAGGCCACGGTTCAGGTAAATTATTGACCGAACTTATTGACGGTTTCAACTTTGATAAAGACCGCCCACCTCTAGATTTGGACGGGAAGCCGGTGAGAACGTACTACAAAGTAGGTGAAACTTGGGGTTCTAAATTTGGACAGCTAGCTGGtccatttgaagaatgtcGTGCGGAAGTAATTGCCATGTTTTTGATTACCAATAGGAAAATTCTGGACATTTTTGGTTTCCACGATGAGGAATCCCAAAACAATGTAGTCTACGCTGGATATCTACAAATGGCCCGTGCAGGTCTACTGGCTTTAGAATATTGGAATCCAAAAACCGGCAAATGGGGACAACCACACATGCAAGCAAGATATTCTATCATGAAAACATTCATGAAGCATTCTACAAGCGAGAATTTCTTGAGGTTGAAGATCAACGACGCGAAGGATGACTTTACCATTGAGTTAGATGAATCTCTCATTAAAACTGTCGGTCATGAGTGTGTAAAGGATTACTTGCAACATTTGCACGTTTATAAGTGTTCAGGTGATGTTAAAAAGGGTAGTGAGTACTTTATCGATAGATCAACAGTGACGCCAGATCTGGCTTCCTTAAGAGATATTGTTGTATCGAAGAGATTGCCAAGAAGGCAATTTATTCAAGCAAACTCTTACATTGATGATAACAAGgtaattttgaaagagtaTGATGAAACCCCGCGAGGCATGCTACAATCCTTCCTTGACAGAGAATTATAG
- the GPM3 gene encoding phosphoglycerate mutase family protein GPM3 (similar to Saccharomyces cerevisiae GPM2 (YDL021W) and GPM3 (YOL056W); ancestral locus Anc_3.172), whose protein sequence is MTIADTFRLFILRHGQSELNSENIFCGWIDAKLTEKGKSQACHSANLIKQYCESNNISLPQIGYTSRLVRTQQTMDVIFKELGLGHENHVITIDTVINGELHDIGLEGQIPVLQTWRLNERHYGSWQGQRKPNVLKEYGKEKYMYIRRDYNGKPPKVDLNLEMIQEENDQGSSTGYDFKEPNRHLKYGLEEKANERLPESESLCEVVTRLKPFLDATILSIAKKINQESCVIVGHGSSVRSLLKILEGISDEDIKDVDIPNGIPLVIELNRDNFQFVRKFYLDPESAKVNAQMVRDEGFEKNS, encoded by the coding sequence ATGACTATTGCTGACACTTTTAGACTGTTTATTTTAAGACATGGTCAAAGTGAATTGAACTCAGAGAATATATTCTGTGGATGGATAGACGCCAAATTGACGGAAAAAGGCAAATCGCAGGCTTGCCACTCTGCAAATTTGATTAAACAGTATTGCGAGTCGAATAATATCTCTTTGCCCCAAATTGGCTATACCTCAAGATTGGTCCGAACTCAGCAGACCATGGACGTTATTTTTAAAGAGTTAGGGTTGGGTCACGAAAATCACGTAATCACTATAGACACAGTCATTAATGGAGAACTGCACGACATAGGATTGGAAGGACAGATACCTGTGTTACAAACTTGGAGATTAAATGAACGTCATTATGGCTCATGGCAAGGACAGAGAAAGCCGAACGTCTTGAAAGAATAcggaaaggaaaaatatatgTACATTAGAAGAGATTACAATGGCAAACCACCTAAGGTTGATTTAAATCTGGAAATGATCCAAGAGGAGAATGATCAAGGTTCCTCCACAGGTtatgatttcaaagaacCCAATAGACACCTAAAATACGGcttagaagaaaaagctaATGAGCGCCTACCAGAGAGCGAATCTCTTTGTGAAGTGGTCACCAGATTGAAACCATTTTTGGATGCCACTATTCTATCtattgccaaaaaaatcaatcaaGAATCATGCGTCATAGTGGGGCATGGTAGTTCCGTGAGATCATTGTTGAAGATCTTGGAAGGTATCTCTGACGAGGATATCAAAGATGTCGATATCCCCAACGGTATTCCGTTAGTTATAGAGTTGAATAGAGACAATTTCCAATTTGTGAGAAAATTTTACTTGGATCCAGAATCAGCTAAAGTCAACGCTCAAATGGTTCGTGATGAAGGtttcgaaaaaaattcatga
- the THI20 gene encoding trifunctional hydroxymethylpyrimidine kinase/phosphomethylpyrimidine kinase/thiaminase (similar to Saccharomyces cerevisiae THI20 (YOL055C); ancestral locus Anc_3.174): MTYSTVSINTPPPYLTLACNEKLPTVMSIAGTDPSGGAGIEADVKTITAHRCYAMTCITALNAQTPVKVYSINSTPKEVISQTLEANLQDMKCDVIKTGMLTAAAIEVLHEKLVQLGDKRPKLVVDPVLVATSGSSLAGKDIVSLITEKVAPFADILTPNIPECFKLLGEDRKVNKLQDIFEVAKDLARITKCSNILVKGGHIPWSDEKEKYITDVLYLGAEQKFIVFKGNFVNTTHTHGTGCTLASAIASNLARGYSLPQSVYGGIEYVQNAVAIGCDVTKATVKDNGPINHVYAVEIPLEKMLNDECFTASAVVPKKPVTSAPNKIPGGNFYEYLINHPKVKPHWDSYVNHEFVKKVANGTLERKKFQFFIEQDYAYLVDYARVHCIAGSKAPCLGDMEKELVIVGSVRNEMGQHEKRLKEEFGVKDPDYFQKIQRGPALRAYSRYFNDVSRRGNWQELVAALTPCLMGYGHALTKMKGKVTVPEGSVYHEWCETYASSWYREAMVEGEKLLNHISETYPPEQLDTLVTIYAEVCELETNFWTAGLEYE; the protein is encoded by the coding sequence ATGACCTATTCTACAGTAAGTATCAACACACCTCCACCATACCTCACTTTGGCttgtaatgaaaaattaccAACAGTTATGTCCATCGCTGGAACAGACCCAAGTGGTGGTGCTGGTATAGAAGCTGATGTGAAAACTATCACTGCACACAGATGTTACGCCATGACATGCATCACTGCTTTGAATGCTCAAACTCCAGTCAAGGTGTACAGCATCAATAGTACACCAAAGGAAGTGATTTCTCAAACTCTGGAGGCCAATTTACAAGATATGAAATGTGATGTTATCAAGACTGGTATGCTTACCGCCGCTGCTATTGAGGTCTTGCACGAAAAATTGGTGCAACTTGGTGACAAGAGACCTAAATTAGTGGTTGACCCAGTCCTTGTCGCAACCTCTGGTTCTTCTTTAGCTGGAAAGGACATAGTGAGCCTAATTACAGAAAAAGTTGCGCCTTTTGCTGACATTTTGACTCCTAATATTCCTGAGTGTTTTAAGTTATTAGGCGAGGACAGAAAAGTTAACAAATTGCAAGATATTTTTGAGGTCGCAAAAGACCTTGCCAGAATCACGAAGTGTTCCAATATTTTAGTGAAAGGTGGCCACATTCCATGGAgtgatgaaaaagaaaaatatattaCCGACGTTCTTTACTTAGGTGCCGAACAAAAATTTATCGTCTTCAAGGGTAATTTTGTTAACACCACGCATACTCATGGTACCGGGTGCACGCTAGCTTCTGCCATTGCATCCAACTTGGCTCGTGGTTATTCTCTTCCTCAATCTGTTTATGGTGGTATTGAATACGTTCAAAACGCCGTGGCAATTGGCTGTGATGTGACAAAGGCAACTGTCAAGGACAACGGACCCATCAATCATGTTTATGCTGTAGAAATCCCATTAGAAAAAATGCTCAACGACGAATGTTTTACAGCATCAGCCGTCGTACCTAAAAAACCAGTTACAAGTGCTCCTAACAAAATTCCAGGTGGAAATTTCTATGAGTACCTGATTAACCACCCTAAAGTGAAGCCACATTGGGACTCTTACGTGAATCACGAATTTGTTAAAAAGGTGGCAAACGGTACATTAGAGCGTAAGAAGTTCCAGTTTTTCATCGAACAAGATTATGCATACTTAGTCGATTATGCTAGAGTTCACTGCATCGCAGGTAGTAAAGCACCATGTCTAGGAGATATGGAAAAGGAGCTAGTCATTGTTGGGAGTGTTCGTAATGAAATGGGTCAACATGAAAAAAGactgaaagaagaatttggAGTCAAGGACCCAGActatttccaaaaaattcagaGAGGACCTGCATTAAGAGCTTACTCTCGTTACTTCAATGATGTGTCCAGAAGGGGTAACTGGCAAGAACTGGTGGCGGCCCTTACCCCTTGTCTAATGGGTTATGGCCATGCTTTAACTAAGATGAAAGGTAAAGTTACCGTACCTGAGGGATCTGTTTATCATGAATGGTGTGAGACTTACGCATCCTCATGGTATCGTGAAGCCATGGTTGAAGGTGAAAAGCTATTGAATCACATCTCAGAAACATATCCTCCGGAACAACTTGATACTTTAGTGACAATCTATGCTGAAGTTTGTGAATTGGAAACCAACTTCTGGACCGCCGGCCTAGAATACGAGTGA
- the PSH1 gene encoding ubiquitin-protein ligase PSH1 (similar to Saccharomyces cerevisiae PSH1 (YOL054W); ancestral locus Anc_8.808): MGDELHNRLLKQSDGTKDAILYKIIESLVCSICHDYMFVPMMTPCGHNYCYGCLNTWFASNTQKELACPQCRSDIVIIPALNTTLQQYLSFILDRLGSEDDEPFKKLLITKIKEEDDYKLDKEKDTLFEKVFKNSALAVADDSDDGITRCSNCHWELDPDEVEDGNVCPHCNARIRNYAGGHNEFDEEEYSEGELDEIRESMQRPRENRLASANPFANRDNFSSEEDSSTEEELMREHIPQGRWARSHNRSIAVDTSDDEDDEDELEEGEEEMDSDLKDFIEDDDDGDEDGSRRNMVLSALNSRRVIITDDEEEEGQRHITGEEEDHDSDFYEHNDEGFASGDSLDEDRKVVAEVQSSSDSEDRSISYPSSNDVGEKDEHDTEELDDPQPKRQKRFRVVLGDSDDE; this comes from the coding sequence atgggtGACGAATTACACAACCGCTTACTCAAACAAAGCGATGGCACTAAGGACGCTATCCTTTATAAGATAATAGAATCATTGGTTTGCTCCATCTGCCATGATTACATGTTTGTACCGATGATGACCCCCTGTGGTCATAACTATTGCTATGGATGTCTGAACACATGGTTTGCCAGCAACACCCAAAAAGAATTGGCATGTCCACAGTGCAGATCAGATATCGTAATTATCCCCGCTTTGAATACCACATTGCAACAATACTTATCGTTTATACTAGATAGATTGGGTagtgaagatgatgagcctttcaaaaaactaTTAATAACCAAAATCAAGGAGGAAGATGATTACAAGCTTGATAAGGAGAAAGACACATTATTTGAGAAAGTGTTCAAGAATAGTGCATTGGCAGTGGCAGACGATTCAGATGATGGTATCACACGTTGTAGTAACTGTCATTGGGAATTAGATCCAGATGAAGTAGAAGACGGAAATGTTTGTCCACACTGTAATGCTAGAATACGGAACTATGCAGGTGGCCACAacgaatttgatgaagaagaatacaGCGAAGGAGAATTGGATGAAATTCGAGAAAGTATGCAGAGACCAAGAGAAAATCGCTTGGCATCTGCTAATCCGTTCGCCAATAGGGACAACTTCAGttctgaagaagatagtagcactgaagaagaactcaTGCGAGAACACATTCCACAGGGCCGTTGGGCCCGATCACATAATCGTAGCATCGCTGTAGACACATCggacgatgaagacgatgaagacgaacTAGAGGAAGGCGAGGAAGAGATGGATTCAGACTTAAAAGATTTCATAGaggatgacgatgacgGAGATGAAGATGGAAGTAGAAGAAACATGGTACTTTCCGCACTCAACAGTAGACGAGTAATTATTACTGAcgatgaggaagaagagggaCAGAGACATATTACAGGGGAAGAGGAGGATCACGACAGTGACTTTTATGAACACAATGATGAAGGATTTGCAAGTGGTGACAGTCTCGATGAAGACCGAAAAGTGGTTGCAGAGGTACAGTCAAGTTCAGATTCCGAAGATCGTTCAATTTCTTATCCAAGTTCTAATGATGTTGGAGAGAAAGATGAACACGACACTGAAGAGCTGGATGACCCGCAACCGAAAAGGCAAAAACGGTTCCGCGTTGTTCTAGGGGACAGTGATGATGAGTGA
- the AIM39 gene encoding Aim39p (similar to Saccharomyces cerevisiae AIM39 (YOL053W); ancestral locus Anc_8.806), with protein sequence MIRFTILRNTTIPSVCARGICSFTQAPTGSQIWSSTLNGAITNKRKTSIASRRQAHDGKHFFTTPQQQQQIKFGETQEGNLESVKEEDLKSIGQAIAHQRNKRRKQIWSAIFGGVFGVIIGYSVIYKVIYLKEQSFIPLFPSSKIRKLSARDLKRIDVNQVQNLSKVRVLEKLSGHDMIKEQYGVPLLDKDGNSPRLNEFSMWCEDQDPCVTGIVMEPDDQRDSSHTWYRIPFVCKWRITHRPISIQRAVDSLLNRIGLETADLFEIISPERVYGSFKYEYPLQGDSHALHVWFHGEIELDDDSLIVYNGKYHVDVKLQEIDLFRREKNGQLVQYVLFKNDPAGNR encoded by the coding sequence ATGATTCGGTTTACGATTCTACGTAATACTACGATACCTTCGGTTTGTGCGAGAGGTATATGCTCGTTTACCCAGGCGCCCACTGGTAGCCAGATCTGGTCTAGTACTTTGAACGGAGCCATCAcgaataaaagaaaaacttccATAGCGTCAAGAAGACAAGCTCATGATGGcaagcatttttttaccacaccacaacagcagcaacaaatAAAATTCGGGGAAACACAAGAGGGAAATCTTGAAAGTGTGAAGGAAGAGGATTTGAAAAGTATTGGCCAAGCTATTGCACACCAACGAAACAAACGCCGAAAACAGATATGGTCAGCGATATTTGGAGGCGTATTCGGTGTGATAATAGGATATTCGGTAATCTATAAAGTgatatatttgaaagagcAAAGTTTTATACCGTTGTTTCCTTCGTCCAAAATACGTAAATTGAGTGCGAGGGATCTAAAAAGGATTGACGTAAATCAAGTacaaaatctttcaaaagtaaGAGTATTAGAGAAACTGTCCGGCCATGACAtgataaaagaacaatacGGAGTGCCGCTATTGGATAAGGACGGTAACTCGCCCAGATTAAACGAATTCAGCATGTGGTGCGAAGATCAGGATCCGTGCGTTACCGGTATTGTGATGGAGCCGGATGACCAAAGGGATAGCTCACACACCTGGTATAGGATACCCTTTGTTTGCAAATGGAGGATAACACACCGGCCTATAAGTATACAGCGGGCCGTTGATAGTTTGCTGAACCGTATCGGATTGGAGACGGCGGatttatttgaaataataTCGCCTGAAAGAGTATACGGATCATTCAAGTATGAATACCCGCTACAGGGAGACTCACATGCATTACACGTTTGGTTCCACGGCGAAATCGAATTGGATGATGATTCGTTAATTGTATATAATGGGAAATACCATGTTGACGTTAAACTGCAGGAAATTGACCTGTTCAGGCGTGAGAAGAACGGGCAGTTAGTGCAGTAtgttttgttcaaaaacgACCCTGCCGGCAACAGgtga